A single genomic interval of Nitratidesulfovibrio sp. SRB-5 harbors:
- a CDS encoding EAL domain-containing protein, producing the protein MLREPSGVHTMPGTAGAHAEPHADPERSAMAEAMASPNAPRRPSLSPLPPSPRVAGDGPFAGLPDLSAMLGKPAPDALQEEPGAPPAPDTSGAISTTATTTQDSPSVASASDPRGPDLASSGRFWPHGDLAAQFGAAGIGVCVFDPAGQLLYMNGRMADLLGCGPEGIPSLFCARLVGMEGTADVLALFLRVASGQDEGGSVRKRFLRGDGGTMLASVTLYAVHDALGLPLHVVHLVRPLERPNRTDRPERGGDRPEALARRRFDDVPFPVGWSATDGAQTPGTARPDRYRAALHLIAHATLHETDPDSLGAAFTRIFRSLLPGEPPELVVYPGDGSRTVYSSAEAAGRKDAAPPCDLAARVYLRGETVRVDADELRELVELGECLLPDPVPAHWLGVPLRTRTGEVLGAMVCQVAGGEDAERGGPGTLPVLSVQPGQPGQPDQADQPDQAERAKRAKRAERTEPVGTQPLPRPVPARVRPGFSAEDRRLLELVSGHVADALAARRDLGRRALDEVRYRASFMDAVAGMALLDAGGRLLAVNRAFEAAFGYPDGVLAGTDLRDLLPPDVAGQALREFGGLWLSVSAIRAAAGMGETAGGMVETSWPFLRADGEKRWMQQSLRILPGEAGHPPCALLQVTPLEGGNGRAGRDPATRDEERMTQTAFHDVLTGLPNRVLLLDRVESALKRARRHDHYRFAVLFLDIDRFKVVNESLGHRAGDELLRLFSDRVLPCLREVDTLARCGGDEFAVLLDDVEDTAEVGTIVERIQDALRTPFPVRDTEVYMAASIGVVVRARQYASAEDILRDADLAMFRAKESGKGRYELFDEDVPSAVPDKLRRENELRRAMERGEIELYFQPVVSLRTARITGLEALVRWNHPDLGLLSPSEFIPLAEESGLIYHLDRHVLELGCASVRALRERAGPAAEFALNLNISARSFRRWNMVESYSAVILESGCNPLDVRLEITESLLLTGVDAVTDKLWKFKELGVSLVLDDFGTGYSSLNYLRQFPMDMIKIDKSFTSRVHEEKAAYGIVQSIVSLGRGLGLGVVAEGIEQPEQAEVLLELGCLYGQGFLYSRPLPFDRTVKLLERRCPLPLSAG; encoded by the coding sequence GTGTTGCGCGAACCTTCCGGTGTACACACCATGCCCGGCACCGCCGGAGCGCACGCCGAGCCGCATGCCGATCCGGAACGCTCAGCCATGGCCGAGGCCATGGCCAGCCCGAACGCGCCCCGGCGGCCCTCGTTGTCGCCGCTGCCGCCTTCCCCCCGCGTGGCGGGCGATGGCCCCTTCGCCGGTCTGCCGGACCTGTCCGCCATGCTGGGCAAGCCCGCCCCGGACGCGTTGCAGGAAGAACCGGGCGCGCCGCCCGCGCCCGACACCTCCGGGGCGATTTCCACCACAGCCACCACCACGCAGGATTCCCCGTCCGTCGCTTCTGCATCGGACCCGCGCGGACCTGACCTGGCCTCATCCGGCAGGTTCTGGCCCCATGGAGACCTGGCCGCGCAGTTCGGCGCGGCGGGCATCGGCGTGTGCGTGTTCGACCCGGCGGGCCAGCTGCTGTACATGAACGGCCGCATGGCCGACCTGCTGGGCTGCGGCCCGGAAGGCATTCCTTCGTTGTTCTGCGCCCGTCTGGTGGGGATGGAAGGCACGGCGGACGTGCTGGCGCTGTTCCTGCGCGTGGCCTCCGGCCAGGACGAGGGCGGCAGCGTGCGCAAGCGCTTCCTGCGCGGCGATGGCGGCACCATGCTGGCCTCGGTCACCCTGTACGCGGTGCACGACGCCCTGGGCCTGCCGCTGCACGTGGTGCATCTGGTGCGCCCGCTGGAACGCCCAAATCGCACGGACCGGCCAGAAAGGGGCGGCGACCGGCCAGAGGCACTGGCCCGGCGCCGCTTCGACGACGTGCCCTTTCCCGTGGGCTGGTCCGCCACCGACGGCGCCCAGACGCCCGGCACCGCCCGGCCCGACCGCTATCGCGCCGCACTGCACCTCATCGCCCACGCCACCCTGCACGAAACCGACCCCGACAGCCTGGGGGCGGCCTTCACGCGCATCTTCCGTTCGCTGCTGCCGGGCGAGCCGCCGGAACTGGTGGTTTATCCCGGCGACGGCAGCCGCACCGTGTATTCGTCCGCCGAGGCTGCCGGGCGCAAGGATGCCGCGCCCCCGTGCGACCTTGCGGCGCGCGTGTACCTGCGCGGCGAGACCGTGCGCGTGGACGCCGACGAACTGCGCGAACTGGTCGAGCTTGGCGAATGCCTGCTGCCCGATCCCGTGCCCGCCCATTGGCTGGGCGTGCCGCTGCGCACCCGCACCGGAGAGGTGCTGGGGGCCATGGTGTGCCAGGTGGCGGGTGGGGAAGATGCCGAGAGGGGCGGCCCCGGTACTCTGCCAGTTCTATCTGTTCAGCCCGGTCAGCCCGGTCAGCCCGATCAGGCCGATCAGCCCGATCAGGCGGAACGGGCCAAACGGGCCAAACGGGCCGAACGCACGGAGCCGGTCGGCACGCAACCCCTGCCGCGTCCCGTACCCGCGCGGGTCAGGCCGGGTTTTTCTGCGGAGGATCGCCGCCTGCTGGAACTGGTGTCCGGCCACGTGGCCGACGCCCTGGCCGCCCGGCGTGATCTGGGCCGCCGCGCCCTGGACGAGGTGCGCTACCGCGCCTCGTTCATGGACGCCGTGGCGGGCATGGCCCTGCTGGATGCCGGGGGCAGGCTGCTGGCGGTGAACCGGGCCTTCGAGGCCGCCTTCGGCTATCCCGATGGCGTGCTGGCGGGCACGGACCTGCGCGACCTGTTGCCCCCGGACGTGGCCGGGCAGGCCCTGCGCGAGTTCGGCGGGCTGTGGCTTTCCGTGTCGGCCATCCGTGCGGCGGCGGGCATGGGCGAGACCGCCGGAGGCATGGTGGAGACCTCGTGGCCGTTCCTGCGGGCCGACGGTGAAAAGCGCTGGATGCAGCAGAGCCTGCGCATCCTGCCCGGCGAGGCGGGCCACCCCCCGTGCGCCCTGTTGCAGGTCACCCCGCTGGAGGGCGGCAACGGACGCGCCGGGCGCGACCCGGCCACCCGCGACGAGGAGCGCATGACCCAGACCGCCTTCCACGACGTGCTCACCGGCCTGCCCAACCGGGTGCTGCTGCTGGACCGTGTGGAAAGCGCCCTCAAGCGGGCCCGGCGTCACGATCATTACCGCTTTGCCGTGCTGTTCCTGGACATCGACCGCTTCAAGGTGGTCAACGAAAGTCTGGGCCATCGCGCGGGCGACGAGCTGCTGCGTCTGTTTTCCGACCGGGTGCTGCCCTGCCTGCGCGAGGTGGACACCCTGGCCCGCTGCGGCGGCGACGAATTTGCCGTGCTGCTGGACGACGTGGAGGACACCGCCGAGGTGGGCACCATCGTCGAGCGCATTCAGGACGCCCTGCGCACGCCGTTTCCGGTGCGCGACACCGAGGTGTACATGGCCGCCAGCATCGGCGTGGTGGTGCGTGCCCGGCAGTACGCATCCGCAGAGGACATCCTGCGCGACGCCGACCTTGCCATGTTCCGCGCCAAGGAATCGGGCAAGGGCCGCTACGAACTGTTCGACGAGGACGTGCCCTCCGCCGTCCCGGACAAGCTGCGCCGCGAAAACGAACTGCGCCGGGCCATGGAGCGCGGCGAGATAGAACTGTACTTCCAGCCCGTGGTTTCGCTGCGCACCGCCCGCATCACCGGGCTGGAGGCGCTGGTGCGCTGGAACCACCCGGACCTCGGCCTGCTGTCGCCGTCGGAGTTCATCCCCCTGGCCGAGGAATCGGGGCTGATCTACCACCTGGACCGGCACGTGCTGGAACTGGGCTGCGCCTCCGTGCGCGCCCTGCGCGAGCGGGCCGGGCCGGCGGCGGAATTCGCCCTGAACCTGAACATTTCCGCGCGCAGCTTCCGCCGCTGGAACATGGTGGAAAGCTATTCCGCCGTCATCCTGGAATCGGGCTGCAACCCGCTGGACGTGCGGCTGGAAATCACCGAAAGCCTGCTGCTGACCGGCGTGGACGCCGTTACCGACAAGCTGTGGAAGTTCAAGGAACTGGGCGTCTCGCTGGTGCTCGACGACTTCGGCACCGGCTATTCCTCGCTGAACTACCTGCGCCAGTTCCCCATGGACATGATCAAGATCGACAAGTCGTTCACCAGCCGCGTGCACGAGGAAAAGGCCGCCTACGGCATCGTGCAGTCCATCGTCAGCCTGGGCCGGGGCCTCGGCCTCGGCGTGGTGGCCGAAGGCATCGAACAGCCAGAACAGGCCGAGGTGCTGCTGGAACTGGGCTGCCTGTACGGGCAGGGCTTCCTGTACTCCCGCCCGCTGCCCTTCGATCGAACCGTCAAGCTGCTGGAACGCCGCTGCCCCCTGCCGCTTTCGGCGGGGTAG
- a CDS encoding AI-2E family transporter, with translation MNTIPTKGNRATASRNLFSYFLFLLLLLALWLAYQLVESFLHTLILGAVFSAICYPLHLRCKTLVRGSSIVSALLVLTGLVVCIVIPLCVFVALLIPQGMQTVTAINKWLSGGGPAALLSESNLEPWLQWVRVNLPFIDLSHIDFQTNLLQVSRTAGQTLIQWGSYVLGNTMLFFLHFLLLLLVMFFMLKDGKRMVEGVKYLCPLREEQEDMIIQSLRRVARAVLVGGLLVAVVQGVLGGLGMAIVGMPGLFWGTVMGFASLVPVVGTGLVWGPASIYLLLMGQWKGAVFLVLWCSLVVAGADSFLRPYFMRGSSGASVFYIFLSILGGLKTFGMAGIIYGPLILSFTMVMLNLYGEEYRDILAPQTVNGANCPVPDSGAEGGGGAATASPEGKNGG, from the coding sequence ATGAATACCATCCCGACCAAGGGAAATCGCGCCACCGCCTCGCGCAACCTGTTTTCGTACTTTCTCTTCCTGTTGCTGTTGCTGGCCTTGTGGCTGGCCTATCAACTGGTGGAATCCTTCCTGCACACCCTCATCCTGGGGGCGGTGTTCTCCGCCATCTGCTATCCTCTGCACCTGCGCTGCAAGACGCTGGTGCGGGGCAGCTCCATTGTTTCCGCACTGCTGGTGCTGACGGGGCTGGTGGTGTGCATCGTCATTCCGTTGTGCGTGTTCGTGGCCCTGCTGATTCCCCAGGGCATGCAGACGGTGACGGCCATCAACAAGTGGCTGAGCGGCGGGGGACCGGCGGCGTTGCTGTCGGAATCGAATCTGGAGCCGTGGCTGCAATGGGTGCGGGTGAACCTGCCGTTCATCGACCTGAGCCACATCGACTTCCAGACCAACCTGTTGCAGGTGTCCCGCACGGCAGGGCAGACGCTGATCCAGTGGGGCTCGTACGTGCTGGGGAACACCATGCTGTTCTTCCTGCACTTCCTTCTTCTGCTGCTGGTGATGTTCTTCATGCTGAAGGACGGCAAGCGCATGGTGGAGGGGGTGAAGTACCTGTGCCCCCTGCGCGAGGAACAGGAAGACATGATCATCCAGAGCCTGCGCCGGGTGGCCCGCGCCGTGCTGGTGGGAGGGCTGCTGGTGGCCGTGGTGCAGGGGGTGCTGGGAGGGCTTGGCATGGCCATCGTGGGCATGCCCGGCCTGTTCTGGGGCACGGTGATGGGCTTTGCCTCGCTGGTGCCGGTGGTGGGCACGGGGTTGGTATGGGGACCGGCTTCCATCTATCTGTTGCTGATGGGGCAATGGAAGGGGGCGGTGTTTCTGGTGCTGTGGTGCTCGCTGGTGGTGGCCGGGGCGGATTCCTTCCTGCGGCCCTACTTCATGCGCGGCAGTTCCGGTGCCTCGGTATTCTACATTTTCCTGTCCATCCTGGGCGGGCTGAAGACCTTCGGCATGGCGGGCATCATCTACGGCCCGCTCATTCTCAGCTTCACCATGGTCATGCTGAACCTGTACGGCGAGGAATACCGCGACATTCTGGCCCCGCAGACGGTGAATGGGGCCAATTGCCCGGTGCCGGACAGCGGGGCGGAAGGGGGCGGAGGCGCTGCAACCGCGTCGCCGGAAGGAAAGAACGGCGGATAG
- a CDS encoding HDOD domain-containing protein yields the protein MTRISITDLKPGMRVADDIRDGNGRLLFKCGDVLSPAGLRILKIWGVTEAAVIGEEDGEGDMPPTVAARFDEAMERTRAHFALHDPANPHVAALMRHCALRLAASPPPWPATPGEAPSPVRPDPAPRPVTLESVLREDMRFGTLPSVFHRLVEVVNDPRSSAADAAEIISKDTDLSARLLRIANSAYYGLRARIETITRAVSIIGTNQLVSLAMGVSVVTAFRGVPQDLVDMRAFWTHSIACGVAARILAGLHRMSNSERFFVAGLLHDMGRLAIYGQLPDHGRLLLAEARTRGTTVRSLERDIVGFTHDAMGGAILRQWKCPVSLERNVQRHHTPESSSGSCEPAIMAVADLLANALGYGTSGEVLVPPLSDEGWAALALPPGAVVQTANQMEYQVLEIIRFLETHD from the coding sequence ATGACACGCATCAGCATCACAGACCTGAAGCCAGGCATGCGCGTGGCCGACGACATCCGCGACGGCAACGGGCGCCTGCTGTTCAAGTGCGGCGACGTGCTTTCGCCCGCGGGCTTGCGCATTCTCAAGATCTGGGGCGTCACCGAGGCCGCCGTCATCGGCGAAGAGGACGGCGAGGGTGACATGCCCCCCACGGTGGCAGCCCGCTTCGACGAGGCCATGGAACGCACCCGCGCCCACTTCGCCCTGCACGACCCGGCCAACCCGCACGTGGCCGCGCTGATGCGCCACTGCGCCTTGCGCCTTGCCGCCTCTCCCCCGCCATGGCCCGCCACCCCAGGCGAGGCCCCGAGCCCGGTGCGGCCAGACCCGGCCCCCCGCCCGGTAACGCTGGAATCTGTCCTGCGAGAAGACATGCGCTTCGGCACCCTGCCCAGCGTGTTCCACCGCCTGGTGGAGGTGGTCAACGACCCGCGCAGTTCCGCCGCCGACGCGGCAGAAATCATTTCCAAGGACACCGACCTTTCCGCGCGGCTGCTGCGCATCGCCAACAGCGCCTACTACGGGCTGCGCGCGCGCATAGAAACCATCACTCGCGCCGTGTCCATCATCGGCACCAACCAGCTGGTATCGCTGGCCATGGGGGTCAGCGTGGTGACGGCCTTCCGCGGGGTGCCGCAGGATCTCGTGGACATGCGCGCCTTCTGGACGCACTCCATCGCCTGCGGCGTGGCCGCGCGCATCCTGGCCGGGCTGCACCGCATGAGTAACAGCGAACGGTTCTTCGTGGCCGGGCTGCTGCACGACATGGGGCGGCTGGCCATCTACGGCCAACTGCCCGACCACGGGCGGCTGCTGCTGGCAGAGGCCCGCACGCGCGGCACCACGGTGCGCTCGCTGGAACGCGACATCGTCGGCTTCACCCATGACGCAATGGGCGGGGCCATCCTGCGGCAATGGAAATGCCCGGTATCGCTGGAACGCAACGTCCAGCGGCACCACACGCCCGAAAGCTCCAGCGGCAGCTGCGAACCGGCCATCATGGCCGTGGCGGACCTGCTGGCCAACGCCCTGGGCTACGGCACCAGCGGCGAGGTGCTGGTACCGCCCCTGAGCGACGAAGGCTGGGCCGCCCTGGCCCTGCCTCCCGGCGCGGTGGTGCAGACAGCCAACCAGATGGAATATCAGGTGCTGGAAATCATCAGATTCCTGGAAACGCATGACTAG
- a CDS encoding CvpA family protein, producing the protein MNFNMLDAAFLIIVGLFVLRGLFRGFVEEVAGLVGVIGGFILANRHHGDAAPHVAKVVGDPGWVNVIAYVGVFLGVLLVVAIVARIIRKLLVITFAGWLDHMAGGVMGAAKGLLICSILLAVLLHFLPDAAFVRDSRVIPYLSMITGYVKTFLPQQLF; encoded by the coding sequence ATGAATTTCAACATGCTGGACGCAGCCTTCCTGATCATCGTCGGGTTGTTCGTGCTGCGCGGGCTGTTTCGCGGCTTCGTGGAAGAGGTGGCGGGACTGGTGGGGGTCATCGGCGGGTTCATCCTGGCCAACCGCCACCACGGCGATGCCGCGCCCCACGTGGCCAAGGTGGTGGGCGACCCCGGCTGGGTCAACGTCATCGCCTACGTGGGCGTGTTCCTGGGCGTGCTGCTAGTGGTGGCCATCGTGGCGCGCATCATCCGCAAGCTGCTGGTCATCACCTTTGCGGGGTGGCTGGACCACATGGCGGGCGGGGTCATGGGCGCGGCCAAGGGGCTGCTGATCTGCTCCATACTGCTGGCCGTGCTGCTGCACTTTTTGCCCGACGCCGCGTTTGTGCGCGATTCCCGCGTGATTCCGTACCTTTCGATGATTACCGGCTACGTGAAGACGTTCTTGCCGCAGCAGTTGTTCTGA
- a CDS encoding PAS domain-containing protein, whose protein sequence is MTSNDPTFGSAGLHARLRHLEDQARFTLDVLDMAFNLGDFQTCINRLEEPSALLDEAVARIGELVQFSVTAFYLVDEQTSDFMLGLCRPSEEGPAIEREVERLIETGVFALAVRENRPITVYSSDNSHRLVLSVLATTSRVRGMFVGAMPRTEKNLSGILLSLLSLILKHCANAIESFELYRLLREHERRQREFIDTLSVTVFETDPAGVLRSLNRAAAAQFGIDPAALPPAAGLLDLLAPDERPRMAAAIAAALRDGHPTSLACTAMHASGATFPAVLHLAPCMHEGLCTGLRGVVGRHPTE, encoded by the coding sequence ATGACTAGCAACGACCCCACCTTCGGCAGCGCGGGCCTGCACGCCCGGCTGCGCCACCTTGAAGACCAGGCCCGGTTCACGCTCGACGTGCTGGACATGGCCTTCAACCTCGGCGACTTCCAGACCTGCATCAACCGGCTGGAAGAACCATCCGCCCTGCTGGACGAGGCCGTGGCGCGCATCGGCGAGCTGGTGCAGTTTTCGGTGACGGCATTCTACCTGGTGGACGAACAGACCTCTGACTTCATGCTTGGCCTGTGCCGCCCCAGCGAGGAAGGACCGGCCATCGAACGCGAGGTGGAACGGCTCATCGAGACCGGGGTGTTCGCCCTGGCCGTGCGTGAAAACCGGCCCATCACCGTGTATTCCTCGGACAACAGCCACCGCCTGGTGCTCAGCGTGCTGGCCACCACCTCGCGCGTGCGGGGGATGTTCGTCGGGGCCATGCCGCGCACCGAAAAGAATCTCTCGGGCATCCTGCTTTCGCTGCTCTCGCTCATCCTCAAGCACTGCGCCAACGCCATCGAGAGCTTCGAGCTGTACCGCCTGCTGCGCGAGCACGAACGCCGTCAGCGCGAATTCATCGACACCCTGTCCGTCACGGTGTTCGAAACCGATCCGGCGGGCGTGCTGCGCTCGCTGAACCGCGCCGCCGCCGCCCAGTTCGGCATCGACCCGGCTGCCCTGCCCCCGGCGGCGGGCCTGCTGGACCTGCTGGCACCGGACGAGCGCCCCCGCATGGCCGCCGCCATCGCCGCTGCATTGCGCGACGGGCACCCCACCTCGCTGGCCTGCACGGCCATGCACGCATCGGGCGCAACCTTCCCCGCCGTGCTGCACCTTGCCCCCTGCATGCACGAAGGGCTGTGCACCGGGCTGCGGGGCGTGGTGGGCCGCCACCCGACGGAATGA
- the mazG gene encoding nucleoside triphosphate pyrophosphohydrolase, translating into MSTEPASPNSPHGLQAITDVIDRLLAPEGCPWDREQTPESLADYVIEECFELVEAIRSGKVHDVREELGDVMFLLAFIGRLYADKGAFTLADAVEGNAAKMIRRHPHVFAEGECASREELLRNWERIKREEKAAAMAEDADAEGDAQAAPAEGAQKGVFDSLPKGLPPLVKAYRLHSKAARVDFTWESDEDVEQQVEAEWLEWLDASASGDKERQEQELGDFLFTIVELGRRKGIKANAALDYATLKFLRRFEGMEALARERGLDFPNLPFEEKDALWNEVKAAEKA; encoded by the coding sequence ATGAGCACCGAACCCGCGTCCCCGAATTCTCCCCACGGCCTTCAGGCCATCACCGACGTCATCGACCGCCTGCTGGCCCCCGAAGGCTGCCCGTGGGATCGTGAGCAGACCCCCGAATCGCTGGCCGACTACGTCATCGAGGAATGCTTCGAACTGGTGGAGGCCATCCGCTCGGGCAAGGTGCACGACGTGCGCGAGGAACTGGGCGACGTGATGTTTCTGCTGGCGTTCATCGGGCGCCTGTATGCCGACAAGGGGGCGTTCACCCTGGCCGATGCCGTGGAAGGCAACGCCGCCAAGATGATCCGCCGCCACCCGCACGTGTTTGCCGAGGGTGAATGCGCCAGCCGCGAGGAGCTGCTGCGCAACTGGGAACGCATCAAGCGCGAGGAAAAGGCGGCTGCCATGGCCGAGGATGCCGACGCCGAGGGCGACGCACAGGCCGCACCCGCCGAAGGCGCGCAGAAAGGCGTGTTCGACAGCCTGCCCAAGGGGCTGCCCCCGCTGGTCAAGGCGTACCGCCTGCACTCCAAGGCCGCCCGCGTGGACTTTACCTGGGAAAGCGACGAGGACGTGGAGCAGCAGGTGGAGGCCGAATGGCTGGAATGGCTGGATGCCTCGGCCAGCGGCGACAAGGAGCGCCAGGAGCAGGAACTGGGCGACTTCCTGTTCACCATCGTGGAACTTGGCCGCCGCAAGGGCATCAAGGCCAACGCCGCGCTGGACTACGCCACGCTGAAGTTCTTGCGCCGCTTCGAGGGCATGGAGGCGCTGGCGCGCGAACGCGGGCTGGACTTTCCCAACCTTCCCTTTGAAGAAAAGGACGCGCTGTGGAACGAGGTGAAGGCCGCCGAAAAGGCCTGA